From Deltaproteobacteria bacterium:
CGAGGAGCCCGGCGCCGACGTCCTTCCCTCGACGGCGAGACAGGCGGCCCAGCTATTCTTCCTCTACGAGATGTCGGGCGACCCCGAGGACCTCTACCACCTCGTGGACCCGGCGTTCGCAAAGGCCAACATATGGGTGCAGCTGCGAAGCGGCGACAACCGCCACATGCTCGACGTGGAGCGCCGCGTGGCGGAGTTCATGGAAAGGGAGCCTCCGCCGCCGGGCATCGACGCCCGGTGGGCGGGACTGGCCTACCTGAACGTGGTCTGGCAGGAGAAGATGGTGGGCGGCATGCTCAAGGCCCTGGCGGGCGGCGGCGTAACGGTGCTCGTCATAATGATGGTCCTCTTCCGCTCCGTACTCTGGGGGCTCGTCTCCATGATACCGCTCACCCTTACCATAGCCCTCATCTACGGACTCATCGGCTTCGCGGGCAAGGACTACGACATGCCCATAGCCGTGCTCTCGTCGCTCACACTGGGCATATCGGTCGACTTCGCCATACACATGTGCCAGCGCACCAGGCAGATAAGCGCGGTGAGCGGCGAGTGGTCGGCCACCGTCGAGCGGGTCTTCGGCGAGCCGGTGCGCGCCATCATAAGGAACATGATCGTCATAGCCGTGGGCTTTCTGCCGCTGCTCGTCTCGCCGCTCGTGCCGTACCAGACGGTGGGCTTCTTCTTCGCCGCCATAATGGCCGTGAGCGGCGTGGCCACCCTGCTCGTGCTGCCCGCGCTCATGAGCGTGCTGACAAGACCGCTCGGGCTCGGTGCGGCCCGGCGGTAATATAAGGAGGCAAAGATGAAAAACTTGGTATCACTTGCGGCCGTCCTGACGGCGTCGGCGCTCATGGCTTCGCCGGCCGCCGCCCTCACTGCCGACGAGATAATGGACCGCGCCAACCTCGCCTACTACTACGCCGGCGACGACGGCAAGGGCAGGGTAACGATGACCATAACGGACGCCGCGGGCAGGACGAGGACCCGCGAGCTCACCATGCTCCGAAAAGACATGAGCGATGGCGGCGAGCAGCGCTACTACGTCTATTTCCACAAGCCGCTCGACGTCTCGGGCATGGTCTTCATGGTCTGGAAGCACCCCGACCGCGACGACGACCGCTGGCTCTACATACCGGCCATAGACCTCGTAAAGCGCGTGGCTGCGCGCGACAAGAGATCGAGCTTCGCCGGATCGAATTTCACCTACGAGGACGTCTCGGGACGCAATCCCTCGCTCGACACCCACGAGCTCGTAAGGGAGGAGACCCTCGACTCAAGGGCGGTCTACGTAGTGAAGAACACGCCCCGCGACGACTCGGCCGTCGAGTTCTCCTACTACCTGCTCTGGATCGACAAGGAGAACTTCATCCCCCTCAGGGGCGAGTACTACGACAAGGGCGGCAAGCTCTACAAGGTCATGACCGTGGAGGAGACCAGGACCATCCAGGGCATCCTGACCAT
This genomic window contains:
- a CDS encoding outer membrane lipoprotein-sorting protein — encoded protein: MKNLVSLAAVLTASALMASPAAALTADEIMDRANLAYYYAGDDGKGRVTMTITDAAGRTRTRELTMLRKDMSDGGEQRYYVYFHKPLDVSGMVFMVWKHPDRDDDRWLYIPAIDLVKRVAARDKRSSFAGSNFTYEDVSGRNPSLDTHELVREETLDSRAVYVVKNTPRDDSAVEFSYYLLWIDKENFIPLRGEYYDKGGKLYKVMTVEETRTIQGILTITRARARDLEKGETVIEFKDVKYNIGIDDSIFTERFLRRPPRKYIR